Proteins encoded in a region of the Spirochaeta lutea genome:
- the aspS gene encoding aspartate--tRNA ligase — MEAHKRTVTCGQLRTEDAGKQVVLNGWVHRHRDHGGVIFINLRDRYGITQVVVDEHAAPQLRETAEELKFEYCIAVTGTVQARPDSMVNSEMNTGGIEVIAEHITILSRCATLPFMIDEKAQTNEDLRLKYRYLDLRTGSMQKKISLRSQVMFRTREYLTNQGFLEIETPTMIRSTPEGARDFLVPSRISKGRFYALPQSPQLFKQILMVSGFDKYFQLAHCFRDEDPRGDRQPEHTQIDMEMSFVDQEDVFALVEGLMAHIFKNTMGLDLPLPFQRLPYEEAMDRFGSDKPDLRFDLEMKDAAFMGQDTDFKVFSGVLERGGAIRALVVPGKAEYSRKQISDLEDVAKTYHAKGLAWLKVTDDGLDGGIAKFFTSKASEIRSKLGAQSGDLVLFVADKKTVANTALGAVRTRLGKDLGLAEQGSFRFAWIVDFPLFEWNEDEEKWDAAHHMFTMPQAQYLETMESDPGSVKGNLYDLVCNGYELASGSIRIHDPQLQQRIFNIVGFPEEEAKQRFGFLLDAFQYGAPPHGGIAPGLDRLLMIMTGESTIREVMAFPKNSAGLSPMDESPSPVEPGQLQELGLQFLPGVLRAQGNTDPDNTGAAD, encoded by the coding sequence ATGGAAGCACATAAACGTACTGTTACCTGCGGTCAGCTTCGGACTGAGGATGCAGGGAAGCAGGTTGTACTCAATGGATGGGTTCACCGCCACCGTGACCACGGCGGAGTTATCTTCATTAATCTCCGGGACCGCTACGGAATTACCCAGGTTGTAGTGGATGAACACGCGGCTCCCCAGCTCCGGGAGACTGCCGAAGAATTGAAATTTGAATACTGTATTGCCGTTACCGGAACCGTTCAGGCCAGACCGGATTCCATGGTCAACTCCGAAATGAACACCGGAGGCATTGAGGTCATCGCGGAACATATTACCATCCTGTCCCGATGCGCTACCCTGCCCTTCATGATCGACGAGAAGGCCCAAACCAATGAAGATCTGCGGCTCAAATACCGCTACCTGGACCTTCGGACCGGCTCCATGCAGAAGAAGATCTCCCTCCGAAGCCAGGTCATGTTTAGGACCCGGGAATACCTCACCAACCAGGGATTCCTGGAGATAGAAACCCCCACCATGATCCGCTCCACCCCCGAGGGGGCCCGGGACTTTTTGGTTCCCAGCCGGATCAGCAAGGGACGGTTCTACGCCCTTCCCCAGAGTCCCCAGCTCTTTAAACAGATTCTGATGGTCTCAGGTTTCGATAAGTACTTTCAACTAGCCCATTGCTTCCGGGACGAAGACCCCCGGGGCGACCGTCAACCCGAACACACCCAGATTGATATGGAAATGAGCTTCGTCGACCAGGAGGATGTCTTTGCCCTGGTAGAGGGCCTCATGGCGCATATTTTTAAGAATACCATGGGCCTGGATTTGCCCCTGCCCTTCCAGCGACTGCCCTATGAAGAGGCCATGGACCGCTTCGGTTCGGATAAGCCGGATCTGCGCTTCGACCTCGAGATGAAAGACGCTGCCTTCATGGGACAGGATACCGATTTCAAGGTCTTCTCCGGGGTTCTGGAACGGGGCGGCGCCATCCGGGCCCTGGTGGTGCCCGGCAAAGCAGAATACAGCCGGAAACAGATCTCAGACCTCGAGGATGTAGCAAAGACCTACCATGCCAAGGGGCTTGCCTGGCTAAAGGTAACCGATGACGGTTTGGACGGGGGGATTGCAAAGTTCTTCACATCCAAGGCTTCAGAAATCCGCAGCAAACTCGGCGCCCAATCCGGCGACCTGGTTCTGTTCGTGGCAGATAAAAAAACAGTGGCCAACACCGCTCTGGGAGCGGTCCGTACCCGGCTCGGAAAGGACCTAGGGCTTGCCGAACAGGGCAGCTTCCGTTTCGCCTGGATTGTGGATTTTCCCCTCTTTGAATGGAACGAGGATGAAGAAAAATGGGATGCAGCCCACCATATGTTCACCATGCCCCAAGCCCAGTATCTCGAAACCATGGAATCCGACCCGGGGAGCGTGAAGGGAAACCTCTACGACCTGGTTTGCAACGGCTACGAGCTGGCCTCGGGCTCTATCCGTATTCACGATCCACAGCTGCAGCAGCGTATCTTTAATATTGTGGGCTTTCCCGAAGAAGAAGCAAAACAGAGATTCGGATTCCTCCTGGATGCCTTCCAGTACGGCGCACCTCCCCACGGCGGAATTGCCCCAGGCCTGGACCGCCTCCTCATGATCATGACCGGAGAATCAACCATCCGGGAGGTCATGGCCTTTCCTAAAAACTCAGCCGGGCTCAGCCCCATGGACGAAAGCCCCAGTCCCGTGGAGCCAGGACAGCTCCAAGAATTGGGCCTGCAGTTTCTTCCCGGCGTCTTACGCGCCCAGGGAAACACCGATCCCGACAATACCGGGGCGGCCGACTAG